A region of the Conger conger chromosome 6, fConCon1.1, whole genome shotgun sequence genome:
TGAGAATAAATCGAAATTCCGCACATATGGCGGTGACATTTTCATAACGAAGCCCGTTTATCATGTTTTACTGAACCAATACACAAATGAGAATCCAGTCTCCCCTGGCGTATGGCTTTGCTCCTGGAGTTGGTGGCTTTTCATACTGACGTGATGAAGTGCGGCCACGTCTCAGAGGAAAGACGCACAGGTGTTTCCTTTTATACTCGGAGAAAAGCTTTTCTTCCACATAACGAGGTGCATTATATTATTCATAACCAAACTGAATTACATGCACAAAGCTCATTCCACAATAAGCGATGTGTTCTGATATGCTGCTGATATGAATGCATCTCTGATATGACTAACTGTACCAGGCTACTTGTTGTTAGTAGCAACCCATTTTCATTGACTTTCTGATTTTAAAATGGAGTGTACAGACTGTCccttgtgattttttttctctgtaagAAAGCAGAGAAGGTGAAAGGTAGAGGCAGGATAAATTTGTTATATATTCTGTCTGTCAAGCTGAAATCGATACTCAGACTCTAGCAGtgtccagacctgggttcaaatagtatttgttttggattcaaatgctctattgatcttgcccggTGCATCTGTGCCTGCAAGGTGGAACAGGTGGGGGGGTTACGCTTTTGGGTGCATTATTTGggtgcatttcatttcattcgtTCCAATATACCAAGCAAGCTTAGTccaataaagaaaaacatttcgacccaggtctggccgTGGACTGGTCTGggtcatgtgtgtctgtggttctaATACAGACCAGTATAATTATGGACTGGTCTTGGTACAGCCCAGTATAATTATGGACTGGCcggtgttatgtgtgtgtggtcctcatatggggggcagcctgtagcctagtagctaaggtatatgactgagacctggaagattggtggttcaagcccctgtgtagcaaggcccttaaccccacattgctccagtctaatcaactttaagttgctttggataaacatGTCAACTAAAATAacgaaataaaatgaaaacatttatacaTCAGTATAATTAACAGGGTTTAACCTGTTGCATATCAGAGGTGGATTTGCTTTGTCCCTTGGGGGCCACTGAGAGAAACAGGGGCCAATAAACCCTCTCCTATCCTTGCCAGTCTGTCCCCTGGGCACACAATGctgaaatgaataataatcatGCCTTGCATTAATATTGTGCTTTTTCTCACGCTCAAAGCTCTTACAGTGATGACACACgctgccattttgcgccagaatgctcaccacacattgcctgagatggagagggaaataatacattttctttttccaattaAATCagaggatgattaggtggcaggttgagagagccaggtatGGAATTTCGCCAGGATACCAGGCTACTCTTTGCgaagataagatatactttattgaaccctgtggcgtaatttgtcctctgcatttaacccatcctgCTAACTTagaagcagtgggcagccacagtgcagtccCTGGAGACCacctccagttctgaggccagtgccttggtcagtGTAAATGGCAGGAGAACGCCTAACCTGACGTCCATGTCTTGTGGgaggagtgtgggaggaaacccgcaAGAACACGAGGAGAACGTGCAAacagagaggatctggccagccaggattcaaacccagaacctccttcttgtgaggcaacagtgctaatcACTACACCACGTGCTGCCCATAAGAGGTTTGGCACATGTAATAAGAACAGACACAGGAAACAGAGGCCTCGGGGAgaatctgctctctctccatctgcgaTGATCCAGCTTCATTcaccagctgtgtgtctgtgtccgtgtcaCTGACCAGGAGGGGGGGCTGGGTGCTCCAGTTGTGGTAAACAGAATGTcactgtgtgcaggtgcaggCGGTGTTAGGCTGGGAGTTCTCCACTGACGCAGTTCTGCATGCACAGCATCCTGCGTATACACCTGGGGCTCTTTCTTAACTCTTCACCACCTTCTCCTTCCTTTCCTTGATCCATCCTTGCTTCTCGCTCCACTCATCAGGAGAGGCAAGAAAAGGAAGCCagaaaaggaggtgaagacGGGGGAATTGAGAACATGAATGagacaaatggaatgtccttgctccttcaaacgtcagtttgaaaccgtgtcagttacagatgtggcataTGCGTAGCagttggggagaggtggatccacaggttgatcaatTATAGGTCTTGAATAGGCCCACCAACTTTTTATTTCACCACAAAGGGAACATGAAATTATCAGAAATGTAGTGAGTGGAGATTAGTTAACATTGAATAAATGCCTCTTCTGTTACATACAGTGCTCCGGCTATTTCTTTTCTCAGAATTAAAAAAGCTGTGAATTATATCACTCCGTCTTCTCTTCCCTTAAAGTTAATATTGTCTTTGATGCATGGAGCCTTATTTCAGCTTTTCTTCTTATTGTCAAAGAGGTGGGAACATATTCCAGTGATGGATGCATGAATGCATGATGGATGAAGTTCATAATTTGGGACAAAGGCATTAGCTTGCAATAAGAAATGACTTCAACCAGAAAACCAGAGTTTGTGAAGTTGAAGTCCACCTACAGTACAGTTGTTCTATTTTGACACCACTTTGATAGAAGGTTGGTGTCATGTAGGGGTTTACCCAGAACAATCCAAaggaaagaaaacattccccacaccattacaccaccgccaccagcctggactgttgacacaaggcaggttgggtccatggattcatgctgttagCAAccaattctgaccctaccatctgtatgcctcagcagaaatcgagattcatgaGACCAGGCTACGtatttccagtcttcaactgtccaattTTGGTGAGCctctgcccactgcagcctcagctttctgttcttggctgacagaagtggaacccaacatggtcttctgctattgtagcccatctgcctcaaggttcaatgtgttgtgaattctgagatgcttttctgtccaccacaattgtacagagtggttatctaaTTACCGtaccattttttgtttttcacaccattctcagttaactctagagacagtagttacagaaatactcaaaccagccagtctggcaccaacaatcatgccacagtcaaaatcacatttttccccattctgatagtttATGaggacattaactgaagctcctgacctgaatctgcatgattttatgcattacactgctgccacatgattggctgattagataatcgcataaatatgtaggtgtacaggtgttcctaataaaatgctagGTATATTATATAAAATTCACAAATAGCCTAAATACTTTGGTAGAAATGTTGTGAGGTATTTTCTATTCTGTGAATTAACAGGTCAAAACCACAAACCTTTGTTCTGCAAAAAGATGGCAGTAGCCTGACGAGCTACTTTTGTTGCGGTATTTTGACAAAATGATGCTTAAAATAAGTGACCCTTTAAATAATTGGTTTGTATctttatacaatttatttttctctcgtGGACAATGTGTTCAAATGTGTACAGCTAGTGACACAATACTTCCAGCACCTTGTATGTATAGGTTCCCAACACATTTTTTAAGCCATGGTTTCCGACATGTAATACTGTTTTTAAATAAGGTTTTAACTGGTTTGATTTACCCATACAGGTGTTGAGTCTGTCATATAATCACTTACCAGAGATGTTCTCATTTATGGAAACAGCCTGTGAAAGAACAAACACCACTTGATCTTGAGTGatttttatcttcttttttttgcaggaCCGTAGACGCAAATGTTTTAGAGACACAAGTCgtgggggagggagtgggaaaCAGCGATGTCTAGTCTCCAGGCAACCACTGTCGCCTATCCACATCGACTGGACGTGAatgcttttgttctgtgaaaaaCACCTTAAGACATTTTCCTTGACTTCACAGTGAAATGCATCACGTAGTTTCCCTTTATTAAGCCAATCACGTGTGAACTTGAGAACGAATGAAGGAAGTAGACAAGACATCTCCGTGTGCCCCTTTGCTACTTGCTCACAAATATGATAagcactgtatataaataaatgcatacgtACAGAAATCTGGATGCTGCAGAGAGTTAAAAAAGTAGCACATATTGTATTATccagacgtgcgttcaagatggcaaatgttagctaacgtttttTCTGTTCCCCACCAACTTTCGCTAACGGATCGAAAAGGTAACGTTAGTGTGTGGTGAACAAAAAATGGCTGCTGCAAAAGTTGATAATTATGTGGccgttataatacactttaatcaatgtaatatttcttcttacctttaaaaaataaatcagagatAAGCAAATcaactagctggcattgtttGTACCATGTCCAGTGCGTCTGAATCCATTGTATGTATGTGGGAAGTGTGGCTTGTAGGAACAAACGTTGCAAGTCTGAGTCACGGCATGCCTTCCTAttaggaaacacacacacatacgtatctCTCAGGCATAAATGTACATAACCCTCTTAGATTCAGTTTTTTATGGTATTTATTCACAAAATGGCTCCAGTTGGGTCACATGACTAGTGACATCACAAGTCTAGATGGCCATGTTCTCTATTGATACCCACAGTATCACTAATGCAGTCGGGACAATATGTATGCATTACTAATACCAAATTCTACACACTTTaattgatataaatatgaattcttgttttgtttacattttacagggGTTGAGGGGAATTATCATGTCACTTTTCATCAACCCTCTCATCCTAAAATTGCAACATTTTATgaacaatttaaaataatatttacagtCCAGTAGCTACAGTATAAATAGTCTAGGCTGTTGTGAGACATGAAGGTAGTCATATGTTTTACACTCTGTATTATTCTTGGTCTTCTGGCAGAGGCCTGGATGGATTGAATTGAAGAAGAGTGAGAACATGCCAGGTCTCTCATATACTCTTGCTGCTGAGGACCTGGGATTCactccaaaataaataactagtTTCTTCTTGTTTAATAAGAAGTTTCTGAtcctttatttctgtgttgaCTGACTCAGCCAGGTCTCTCCGACAAGACAAACAGGAATGTGACAACAATTCTTCTATCTCCGCCCCTCCCGCTTCCCTCTCACTgacctcaccccctcactctaaacccacccctctctctctgactctggcCCTTAACTCTGACTCCACCCTTCTCATTCTGACTCCACCCCTCTCACCCTAACCCCGCCTCCGTTCCCctcacagccccgcccctcgTCCCTCCCtaagccccccccacccccttctctcacagGATGCACTGGGGCCTGTCCTTGGCCTTCAGGGCCTCGTGCATGCCCGCGGCAGACAGCCGGCGGTTGATGTGGCGGTAGCGGCAGCGCAGCAGGTTGCAGTAGGTGGCGCGCAGGTCGCGGTTGAAGGCCGCATAGATCAGCGGGTTGAGCAGCGAGTTGGCGTAGCCCAGCCACAGCAGCGTGCGCTCCAGCCTCATGGGCACGCAGCTGCCGGCCGCGCCCACGCCGCAGACGAAGGGCCGGGCGGCcgagaggaggaagaagggcAGCCAGCAGAATGTGAAAGCCCCGACGATCACGCCCAGCGTACGCGCCGCCTTCTGCTCCCGCTTGAACACCGACGTCTGCCTCCGCTCGGGCCGGAGCAGCCGCGACAGGGCCGCGCACTCCTCCATCAGacgcctgccccccctcccccgcggcctgccctcctccccctctccccctgccccgaCCCCGCCCGCCGCCCGGCTGCTCTGCCGCGGGAAGCTGATGAACTTGTGGCGCGCGGCGCTGACCTGGGCGGCGCGGTAGATGCGGTAGTACATGATCAGCATCACCGCCGTGGGCATGTAGAAGGCCACAGCCGTGGAGTACACGGTGTAGCCCAGGTCCTGGCTGATCAGGCAGGCCCGCTCCCCCGTCACGTTGGTGGCCCAGCCGAACAGCGGAGGGAGCGTGATGGAGGCCGACAGCAGCCACACTGTCAGCACCATCTTTGCCATCAGACGCCCGTTCTGCCGCACCGGGTAGGTCAGAGGTCGCATGATCCCCAGATACCTgccggagaggagaggagttaACTGTGTGATCAACTGTGATAATATATTCATTAAGttcagagtaacaatgaaaaccagcagactctgtagctctccaggaccagggctggagaccACTGGTTTAGACGTgttatgggccagtttcacagacacagattaagcctagacAAGACTCAATTCAattctgaatggagattcttcatacaaaactcaatttagtccaagactacactctcagaaataaagggacAGTGGATCAAACTTACCAAATGTACcgtgaaagtacagtaatgttctcttcggGGACAAGTTATGTAGaaagcaaaaaaaggaaacaaaattaGTTATATGTTGCTGGCTACTGGTGCAATTTTATGCACCTGTAGGGTACTGTCCCACCtataagcatttgtaccttttccaGCACTTTTCGTGCCTTTATATCTGAGAGTGTTGGCTTAATATGTGTCTGTGAACCTGCACCTATTTGTCCCACACATTGGCAGCAATGTCAGACAGAACActtaagacaaaaacaaaaaaacaagcacattTCATGAATATGGAGTCAATACAGGTACCACAGGTTgtgtttggctctgtactccagcacattggatttggattggatgAAGCAAGGACGATGAGGGTAAAGTGTAGACTGtcacttttaatttgagggtacatccatatcgggggatccgtgtaggaattacatccagtttcatacatagccccccccatTACAG
Encoded here:
- the LOC133131430 gene encoding 5-hydroxytryptamine receptor 7-like — protein: MVIHANSELLQNRHFSLGQTEDLRNWQGLSPSTPATESLLPMTVQLPPSDLLPSNGTNSTDGGEDVVPYGDVEKIVIGVVLSIINLTTIGGNLLVIISVCIVKKLRQPSNYLVVSLAAADLSVALAVMPFVIITDLVGGEWLFGKVFCNVFIAMDVMCCTASIMNLCLISVDRYLGIMRPLTYPVRQNGRLMAKMVLTVWLLSASITLPPLFGWATNVTGERACLISQDLGYTVYSTAVAFYMPTAVMLIMYYRIYRAAQVSAARHKFISFPRQSSRAAGGVGAGGEGEEGRPRGRGGRRLMEECAALSRLLRPERRQTSVFKREQKAARTLGVIVGAFTFCWLPFFLLSAARPFVCGVGAAGSCVPMRLERTLLWLGYANSLLNPLIYAAFNRDLRATYCNLLRCRYRHINRRLSAAGMHEALKAKDRPQCIL